One window of the Candidatus Dependentiae bacterium genome contains the following:
- a CDS encoding SPOR domain-containing protein, translating into MNEYNNEQKKRESFEEKKCVCTSTHGLFVPNRQLSTIVAFIMLIPFMSFLGGYFFGIHFGAEDFTHRVEQESFTDQIYASLCVTPQEKDENFVITQDESIEPAQTVDIDASSIAVAHENNDKASIVEPTLSKERFYAQLIGFGTSRAANNFVQRMEENGITTTIKTRKSKTSKGKVVSWYQVVTEPYANKNELLRIVERIKEKEKIKDIQIVTC; encoded by the coding sequence ATGAACGAATATAATAATGAACAAAAAAAGCGAGAGTCATTCGAAGAAAAAAAATGCGTTTGCACGAGTACGCATGGATTATTTGTACCTAATCGTCAACTGAGTACTATTGTAGCATTTATCATGCTTATTCCATTTATGTCTTTTTTGGGAGGCTATTTTTTTGGTATCCATTTTGGAGCAGAAGATTTTACGCATAGAGTAGAGCAAGAATCTTTTACCGATCAGATTTATGCATCATTGTGTGTAACGCCACAAGAAAAAGATGAGAATTTCGTAATAACGCAAGATGAATCTATTGAACCTGCACAAACAGTTGATATTGATGCAAGTTCTATTGCTGTTGCTCACGAAAATAATGATAAAGCTTCTATTGTTGAACCAACTCTATCAAAAGAACGTTTTTATGCACAGTTGATAGGCTTTGGAACTTCACGTGCGGCTAATAACTTTGTACAGCGTATGGAAGAAAATGGTATTACAACCACTATAAAAACTCGTAAAAGCAAAACCTCTAAAGGTAAAGTAGTATCATGGTACCAGGTAGTTACTGAACCGTATGCTAACAAAAATGAACTTTTACGTATTGTTGAAAGAATTAAAGAAAAAGAAAAAATAAAAGATATACAAATTGTAACCTGTTAG
- the miaA gene encoding tRNA (adenosine(37)-N6)-dimethylallyltransferase MiaA: MSIQKTKSILIIYGPTGVGKTDCAQIIAQQLPSEIINLDMGQLYTPLTIGTAKPNWRSESTPHHLFDIIDTPRNYSVQEYRDAVIPLIKEIWERDRLPILVGGSGFYLRSLFFPPSVEDLAEYIPDEEISAQNLWQDLYAIDPERAQKIHKHDVYRIKRALSIWQSTGRKPSEYLPRYIPVAPYRIIFLNRERNELYTRINERVHTMIEAGWLDEVRALMGTAWEPFILDKKIIGYDDLIRYFTGEHTTESFQHTISLIQKRTRHYAKRQLTYWRMLQRDLIHSHEHYLRTHANGFGIELDEVNLTFTNLEEYINKLLN; encoded by the coding sequence ATGAGTATACAAAAAACAAAAAGCATTTTGATTATTTATGGTCCGACCGGTGTTGGCAAAACTGATTGTGCGCAGATTATTGCACAGCAATTACCTTCAGAAATTATTAATCTTGATATGGGACAGTTGTATACCCCGCTAACCATAGGTACTGCTAAACCTAATTGGCGTTCTGAATCTACGCCTCATCACTTGTTTGATATTATTGATACGCCACGTAACTATTCTGTTCAAGAATATCGTGATGCGGTTATTCCGCTCATTAAAGAAATATGGGAACGAGACAGGCTGCCTATTCTAGTTGGCGGTTCTGGTTTTTATTTGCGTTCTCTTTTTTTTCCACCGAGCGTTGAAGATCTTGCTGAGTATATACCCGATGAAGAAATATCAGCACAGAATTTATGGCAAGATCTCTATGCAATTGATCCTGAACGAGCACAAAAAATTCACAAACATGATGTATATCGAATTAAACGTGCTTTATCTATTTGGCAATCAACGGGGCGCAAGCCTTCAGAATATCTGCCACGTTACATACCAGTCGCGCCATATCGTATTATATTTTTAAACCGCGAACGAAACGAATTGTATACACGTATTAATGAGCGAGTGCATACAATGATAGAAGCAGGATGGCTTGATGAAGTACGCGCATTGATGGGTACCGCATGGGAACCATTTATTCTTGATAAAAAAATTATTGGTTATGATGATTTGATACGATATTTTACTGGTGAGCACACAACTGAAAGCTTTCAACATACCATTAGCTTGATTCAAAAAAGAACACGTCATTATGCAAAAAGACAACTGACGTATTGGCGTATGTTGCAGCGTGATCTTATTCATTCACATGAACATTACCTGCGTACTCACGCCAATGGATTTGGTATTGAGCTTGATGAGGTCAACTTGACGTTCACTAATCTTGAAGAGTATATTAATAAGCTATTAAATTAA
- a CDS encoding CarD family transcriptional regulator, whose amino-acid sequence MFSLKEKVVYPGHGVAEINRIVKKRTGDTVTNFLELKFINKDMTILVPENNATAVGIRPLSSNKRIQDIFKFLAEPVKEQNPDQPVVNWSKRNKEYQGQLRTGDLHKIGAIYRDLKHISARKELSFGERNLMHQTEALLVEEIAIVEEIQPDQAIERVRSLVP is encoded by the coding sequence ATGTTCTCTTTGAAAGAAAAAGTTGTTTACCCTGGTCATGGTGTAGCAGAAATTAACCGCATAGTCAAAAAGCGTACTGGTGATACCGTTACGAACTTTTTAGAATTGAAATTCATCAACAAAGATATGACTATCTTGGTACCAGAAAATAATGCAACCGCAGTTGGTATTCGCCCATTAAGTTCCAATAAACGCATACAGGACATTTTCAAGTTTCTTGCAGAACCGGTTAAAGAACAAAATCCAGATCAGCCTGTTGTCAATTGGAGCAAACGCAACAAAGAATACCAGGGACAATTACGTACCGGTGATTTGCATAAAATTGGTGCCATATACAGAGATTTAAAGCATATTTCAGCACGCAAAGAATTATCATTCGGAGAGCGTAATTTAATGCATCAAACTGAAGCATTATTGGTAGAAGAGATAGCGATAGTTGAAGAGATTCAACCAGATCAAGCAATAGAGCGTGTGCGCTCATTAGTACCATAA